The Periophthalmus magnuspinnatus isolate fPerMag1 chromosome 10, fPerMag1.2.pri, whole genome shotgun sequence genome segment ataaaaaaacaatgacaAGTATTTAAAGGGTGCAATGAAATAATTTCTTTTAGCTGCAGAGCTCTGTGAGAAGACACTggttttacataatatattgAATTGCAATTTGCAGACTTCAGATGATATCGCAACATTCTACAAGCCCATAATAATCAAGAGAAATGGGCACAGTGAAAATTGcagttcttcttctttttgtaaCATAGCAAGTTCAGGGGCcgaatgatcagattcaacatttgtagtttttactttttggatatttctaaTGAAAATACCATGTAATCAATAAGAacactggctcttgccccctaTGAGCGAATGACATAATCACATTCTGAAATCGACACTTCAAATCTATTAAAAATTATTCTTGTTCTATATTTTCTAATTTCCCATGAGGCTTTGCTGGAGGCGGGGTATGACCCGAATTACATGCTGCACCCATGGGTCCGTCGTGGCTATGACGATGAGAGGAAGTCCGCCCTGTTCTTTGCCGTCTCCAACAATGATGTCCCATCAGCCCAAGCTCTTCTAGAGGGCGGAGCTATGGCCAATCAGGACCCCATCAAGTGCCTGCAGGCTAGTACTACTATTTCTCGTACTAGTTTTAGTGGTGCAGCATGATGGTGGCATGCAGTTTGGCACTgcagcctcacagcaagaaggtccagGGTTCAACTCCCATGCAGCACTGGAaatttctgtgtggagtttgtacgTTGTTCTTGTGCCAGTACAGGTTTTCTTTTAGTTCTCCAGTTTTCCCcatcaaaaaacatgtacaataggcTCCCCTCTGAGATTCCACATGTCAGCACAACTTTCCTGGCaaacaaagaataaataaagtacaaCTATAATGATTACTACACTTCAAGTGTCTGCAGGCCAGGACCACTAGTAGTAGTGCGCTAACACTAAACAGAATCTGAACTCAACAGCCAGACTACTACAGTTTTTCCTGCTACTTTTATAGCCCTACTGTTACCATTACCTTCCAAAACTCCATCAAGAGTAAAaccacttttactactactaattagGATtcaagtgtatgtgtgtgtctatatatGTAAGTAGTACTGCTGCTAATTtaagtactacaaatactattaGGTAACAGAGGTGAATGAACCTATTTAATGAACTGTGCTGTGTGCCCTGTAGGTGGCGCTGCGTCTAGGGAACTATGAGCTGATCCATCTGCTGCTCCGCTTTGGGGCAAATGTGAACTACTTCTGTAAAGTCAACACCACACACTTCCCCTCAGCCCTGCAGTACACTATAAAGGATGAGGCAAgtcgtagtttagtcctggtttagtcctggttcagtcctggtttagttctggttcactCTTTGATTTAGCCcatgatttaatcctggtttagtcttggtccagtcctgttcagtcctggttcagttcaggactaaaccaggggtttagtcctggtttagtccattggttagtcctggtccagtcctggtttaacccatggtttagtcttggtttagttctattttagtcctgttttagtcctggttcagtacctgTCTTCTCCTGCAGGTGATGATGAGGATGCTGTGTAATTTCGGGTATGATGTTCAAAAGTGTTTTGATTGTCCGTACGGCAGTGGCTCTCACATCCCACTGAACTACGAAGGCTGGAGCGACGCTGTTATCAAAGACACTATGGTACGGGTACTACTATCAAAATATAAACAGCACATGATAGACTACACTGCACTTTtcattaaaatgtagttaacatgtttatataaaagaTTGTACTAGTAATCTTGTCTGGTTTCCCCTATTTCAACAACTTTGATGAAGTTGATAATCTCACTACCTGGTttgacacaggcagcagatatgacatgcgCAGAGGTAATACCATGACTGttgcctagcaaccataatgttaacaagggccaaattTTGTCTAGTTTACATAGTTATTAtttgatgaataaaaatatatgcctggccttttctagttttgtcattttggtgaaggttaaaattttacttcctggttggacatgggcagcagatatgacatacgtagaggGAATTCCAGTTCTGTTATCTAGGAACTGTAATTTAAAGTCCACAGGTGACAGGTATAATGATTCTTTAATTTGGACTTAATTTGATGGGATAATACCTGtggaaaatataaattatagttttacaccaatcaagaatcagtttgtgaaaaaagttgaaaaatatgttgaaaattacaggaacgTATTGACAGTATTGACAAAATCACACTATTGAGAATTCTATCcaaaagtttgacatttttgtgaTACTTTAAAcgttatttcaacaaaatatagatgttttcttatattttatttgtcaaataatcatttttgtgtgtgttagaGGAGATTTGGCCCACTGATGGCATGGTTGCTAGGTTATGGAATACCCGAGGGAGATTCATGacttccaaccaggaagtaaaattttaaactcaaaaaGTAGCCAAGCTTGGAAAAATAATTgcacattttttgtaaaatctaaaaaaatataatgatcttaactgtGCTTTACTAAAATGGGTAGTTCAACCTGTCACAGGCACTTTAACAAGAACCAAACTTTGTCTTCATTGCACAATACATATTGTTTCTACTAATGAATGTAGATtacctttatttagttaaatgaaggtttaaacggCTAGAAAAATGCCGTCCTTGTTCATAAATTGTCCCTATAGTTTTGGATGTAATTTTCCATATTGATGaaaggtattctgttttagaatgactacttcctgttttttgtacttttcttcaacttatacttacttttatttttccttaCTCCAATTGTTACCTCACtggtaaaactatgataaatatttatcatgacttggtttggtggtactatcccaccaaaccaagtcataattataaaaatacaaaaaaaacatgtcatatGTAGATTATTTATTAACACCCATTTTCAAATGTTCAGGTTACTGGTCATTTTGATCAGTTTGTCCATAAACATTAGTATGGCATAAAAGGCCTTATTTGGCTTGTACACTTTTGTAGTCCTAACTTATTGTATCCTCCATGTTTGTAGTTCTGTGAGGTCATTTGCGTCTCATCGATGAGATACCTCACTGGCCATGTGGTCCGCATCTTATTGGATTACCTGGACCATGTGACCTTCTGCTCCAAACTGAAGGCGGCTCTGATGGAGACCCAAGTGTGGCCCGAGATCTGCACCATTCAAGGTTAGTCCATAGTCCATAGACTGTCCATAGACtatgggtcagtcctggtttacagcAGGTTCAACTTTATCGCCCAGAAGGAAAAATTTGTCTTGGGCTTATAATTcacatattttcaaaacacaagATGAGGAAAACAGTCAGCTGGAACAAGTCACTCTAACTTCTCCTTTTGTGACTAGGACCGTTTAAAGAAGGACCATGTAAAGAAATCataaattgaaaaaatacaagCTTGCAATTTGGTCATTTGGACTTGAAATtacataaattatatatataatttgactAGGACTTGAGACGTGCAAAACAAAGACTTGGTCTCATCTTTGCAGAGTAGCCAAGCCATAGCAATATCACAATGGTCCTAAACCCCAATGAAGTGCTTGAATTTACACTGTTTTATCAgagccatatgcactttaaatggaGGTTAGCACATTTTAAGCCCCCTGTGGATTTTTGGTAACCATTCttcacattctattgtataaaggatcttattctatattttttattaagtgaaaataaataacactAAACTAACACTAAAGGTAATaaagtttagttctagtttagttctgggttgtCTCAAACAAGGAACCAAGTCTTGATTGCACAGATTGTTTTGATGCAAGAGATGCAATCTACGTTACTGCTCTCTGattttcttcttctgtcagaccaaagctggAACACTatcagagagcacaggtgagcctgaacaaaggccaggtgagagggagggaggaacaggtttcacatctgtcatctgtgctaataaaaatgaactaaacttACAGAaggtagctttaagtcatagtttagttaaatatattatacatGCTCATAATTAACATAATTAACCCTTGTGTTTCTCTCTTAGAAAACCCGCGTTCACTGCAGCATTTGTGTCGCCTCAGAATCCGCCGTTGCCTGGGGCGACTGCGGCTCCGATCGGCCACATTCATGAGTTTTCTGTCACTGCCAAAAAGACTCAAAGACTTCATCCTGTTCAAAGAGTACGAGCTCTACAAGGGGCCGGGCTGAGGGGTACAGAAGAATAGTTATAATTTAAGCTTTGAGTTGTATTTGTATCATCATTTGTGTCAGGATGACCACCAAGTTCCTTATTTATATCTCATTGATTTTCCGGCTTTATTCACGCATAAGCGTCTGTGCATACTTCTAGTCATTTTTCCAGGAAGTTGCACAATCAAAAATGTCAGGAAATCAgttctggctttgttcacacatgaCCCTTTTCTTGtaaaatgcaggtaaattccCAGGTCAGGCTGCATGTGTGAATTAGGCTTATTACAACCATTTAGTCCTGTCACTTGTCCCACATACcataaatattacaaacaaaCACGTTTTTAGGGGGTGTCTTTGTGAGTTGTAATAAGATCTAATGCCATTCCAAAatatctaaatgtgtttttaggaATGAACATTGAACATCATGTTGTTTTAAAGGAGTCTTTATCTATAAGCCTAAATCTATCATGTCTATCCCATCATGTCCCCACCAAACGTGTCCCACTTTTACTGCTTTGAGTTGGTCACCCAAATTTGTGTGCataatgaatgtgttaaaagggGTATGGTTTCTGACTCTTGCTCTTTAAAAGGACATGAATTTGACATGTCAGCTTTGGCACGTTTATCTATTGAAACTACAGTTTTAAAGTATACTatatgacttttctggtggagggtctgccgtTTGCTTATCTCCTTGtgcatgttattgctttgcttggaatattccaccatatggcattaactttatctatcttgcatttattcaataatgGGCGTATctgttggtggttttcagattttaaaatgtgatgatgtcatgctcccAGGCTAAGaaccagttttccctattgattgcATTGTACTTTGCCTTGAAGTATCCCAAAGGTaaatttataaatgtttaacTGGATCATCTCTTTCTCATCTCCATGAAgttggatatgtttaatgccatgctgtgaaacattccaggcaaagcaaaagagGTTATGCATTGagatcattttatttgaaaaatgcccCTCAACATTCTAACTGAgtggcactgaggcagaactatgAGCAAGTTTACAGACAAAgtgtgttttttgctttttattgcgTCATTTTTGTCCATGGAGCTATTCTTTTTGCCCCACAATAATAATTTCTTCAACATATGGACtcagaaacattttatttaaggagagaaaggtttGTTTCAGCTGTGTCTGATCCCAAAGTCTGTATCAgtattaaatgtgtgtgtagtcTGCAGTGTCCCCATTGTTTAACTGTTTTCTATTGTtgacttgattttcttgttttagatgtcaggtacaaactaaatatttagcagagttgtaAACTTTGTATTTGTGTGATGTAATCTGTATATCCtctatagcatctccatggagacaagcaggtgacagacccttcaCTCAAAAAATTACACTGGGCACCTTTGAGTTTCAAGAAATATTTCCGAAAATTATTAACTGAACAGTCACACTCAGAAAGAAAGAATTACTCAACAACAATAAATCTACTCTCATcttcacatattttttattataatttttttatttcactttttctgaTTTGGGACTTTCCTCAAAACCTGAACAAAGTAAAGACAATCCGGCTGCAACTTTGGGACATTTCAGAGCCTAAAAGTgtccaaaaaaatatatatatataaaacacagcaACATGTTAATATCAAGTACGATTTTACACACCAAGTTTGTCAcatatgtttaaaattaactcaaTTAAAACTGgttcaaattgtaattttggTTAACTTTTTGATTTTGGTTTTGCCCtgcgctgtaaaaaaaaaaattctaaactgTTTAAATGACCTGTTGGAATAATAATCTGCTTTGTTGTTAATGATTGCACTAGAAATAAGGTACACTTTTCTACCTGCTTGGTTGATTTGTTTCCTTATTTTAAGATAAATGCCCCTGAATCCAGTCAGAAAAGCCATGCAACAAGTTCAATATCACTGGTCAGATAAAGAGGTAGGGATATCACGACCAATCATTGTAAGAACACAGAAATGAGACttttagaagcaaaaattaCATTTCAATCTATACTCCTAAAAGAGTTATTAAGGGATTATGTCACATTAAGATTGCTTAATGATTCAGGTGGTCAGTGAATTTATTAactgttgtttggtcatgtGTCAATAACAGTGATGTTTTTCCTCAATGATCGCAACACTGCAGTTTGATTTCGTGGAATCCCTATGCAAAGGACTAACTGTTAAATCTATTCGTAAAATGAGCTAAATTTCTCAAAACTTCTCAAAACAAGATTCATAttccaaataaatgtaactaatatatttcaaatgtaaCTAATATATTTCAGCAGTATAAGCTACTCTAGCAGTACCTTACCCTGGTTTGGACAcattttagtcttattttattttattctaatgaaaaaaaaaccccaacaacttTTGATTTGACGTCTGTAATCCAACATCAACACTTCTTTAGCCCTAGTTTACTCCAGTGTAGGGCTGTGtaattaattgaattttaataCAGATCGAGGTTCAgtaattttaactttaactttttaaccagcagccaatcctctgtcagtaaaccCAGTAAAATTTTACCTGTTTTTGGAATGCCAAATTAtgaaagtctgtattgtttatattaaaaaaaaaataaatactggaagccatttttatttgcttataaccaacaaagaaacattttataGAAAATAATGGTCAGTCAAAATGAGGGGAAAATCTATTTGTTGGTCATATCGCCTACCCCTACaatatttaatcacatttttatttgaccCTTTGACAACTGAATGGTCATATAATTTTTCACACAGGCACACCCCCACTCTCTTCCTATTGGTCAGCTGATGTCATGCTTCGAGTGAGTGAcgggtggatttaaccaaaccAGTAAAGTTTTAACTTTCAGAAGAAGCCAATGGTTTAAAGGTAATACAAAGTGAGGTTAATGTTGAAATCTTGCCTgcctggagatgtttttttttttgctttgaatgtGGAGGTTTCAGTGGTAaccatctggacactgtttttgcaatcaagactcctggacgaatgaggaATTACCTAGgtctttgccttgaatgttccataatatatcattaaaattatctatctccatggagacacaccaCCAAGCCAAGTCAGAGATCACATCTGTGCCCTCGCTCGCACCACTCAAgatagtttaataccatactgtggaacattctagacaaagcactatcatctccatggagacaagaatttGCCAGCCCCTcctccagaaaggttacatagtccacctttaggCCTAGTTTTATTCTTTGTAGTGTTGTCACTTTTTGTATAGTTTTGCTCCCTTATGAAACCTGTAACGTTTTCTAAGGTTGGTGTGACATtaaacaaagcaacaaaatatttacataaaaatatccTTAACACTAGTAGCCGAAAAACAGTCCCAAAATGGCTGCCAAGACTTCTTTTTAAAATAGACTCTGAGACGTTCATAGTGGACTTTATATGCTTTTaacagtaagaaaataatatcccacagaaacatacatagatagatatatatttttatatttgataaACAGTTAAGGCTGATCTACAAATCTCCTCTGCTATTGCTTTGAACACAACACCTGCTTTTATACGGAAATAAACATTTGGTTTTCACCCACGAATAAAAAGACAAAGGGAGGAAATGGGTCATGTGACGTACAAGAAGAGAGGTGATTGGTCGAGGCTTGGCCTGTAGATTCTTCATGGTTGTATTGATAAAGTTAAGACTATATTTGTGAGGACATTTGATTATTGAGAGATTAgcaaaatagaataaaaatatacaaatttggAAATAACAAAGAAGGTGGTTCTAGGTCACTGGGAATAGCAAAGAATGCAATACTAAATGACTGAAGCAACTTGTAATGGTCTACCTTAGGACCAATtggcaaaaaaatataataaaatgatttttttttttttttttttaacaaaaataaaaaaattgaaaattaaaACTAGATTTTTTGAGCCAGGTTAATCCCTTACAACTCCATTAAAGCTGTTTTTGGTCATAACAAAAATGTGCCTGCTTACAAGAAAGACTTCCATTAGTTAAAATTTTCCTACTGGTGTGTAAACTTCAACTTGAGAACTTAATCTTTACTCAACACCATCTGAAAatacaccaaaataataataattaaaaaaaaaaaacaattccaaATTGGACAaagcaaaaatgtgtaaaacaaaaacctttAAATTAAAGCTAAACTGACCCcaaaaccaggaactaaaccagaattaataCAGGTCTAACAACGACGAAATCTGGTCTAAAGCCAGACAAAATTCAAGTTttattagtcctagtttagtctggaTTTGTCAGCTAGATCTGTATAGACAATTGATGGTTTACAGTCCCAaaaaatatcatagcaaccattATGTGAAGGAAATTGTATAAAAaggaatataaaatataatatatatctttttttttttttacaaattataaTATCACTGTAGACAAGATTAAACTGAGTACACCATGTAAAACAAGTTCCTTATACAAATCTAACAGTAACAGGAAAGTAATGCTATGTATCAAATCTAAAAGTGCAAGTAACTTTAAAATTCTTCCCTTTAAACAATTTCACCACTcaaacattttgtgcatttctgCTAATGTCTCAAATGTAATATTCTGAATAAATCTGATTGTAAATGTCCTCACGAATATAGAGAAGTGTTTTGGGCTATGGCTCTGACACAAGTGCAAAATCCTAGTTTATGGGAAAAGACAAGAGGTGGAGGCCAACTACAGGAAATAAATGACTAACCCCATCTACTGCCACTGGAATCACTGGAGCTTATCCCAGCAACTATGGCCATTAGGCGGGGTATAACATTTACACTTACCACATTAAGATGCAAGTAAAATGTCAACTTAAATGGGACGAACCTAACACATTATTCAGGAACGTTCAACCAAATACTTGAAGCTGATTGGCGCTTTTAATTTTGTGATTGGTCCAATCTCAGATGAAGCAGAAGGAGCTGTACTCATGAGTTTGTCACAAATATCACCAGAATTCAACTTCTGCTCAAAGTTAGTGCAttgaatgtaaataaaaaatatgatcgTCTTCAAATATAAAGAAGAATTGTGACAAAAATCTGCAGATGtcatattttggtcattttgacaTTTCTATAGTTCTTCTGTTCTTCGGATACAACAGTAGGAAAGAGTACTTCAGTAGTATGTTcaccaaatactttttagtCAGGTCAATACATTTAACTTATACCTGAGTAATATTaatcttacttgagtcatttctggCTACTCTTGTCACCTCTGGCACTAATTACTTAACAGAGCACTTGAATGCACATGCATTGTTTGGGTACAATATGAAGTTTCTAACATACATTTTCCCTGTAGTTTGCATCACCTCGTTTGTCATCATCCCAAAAACCTGCCTTTAAATCTCCATAATAATCTTTGTGTTAAAATAACGAGACATTTCCACTGGACTCCActgataaaaacacaacattggACCGGTTAAAATAGACTTTGTCAAGGTCCTCACATACAGAAGCACATTTGGGAATCTTGGGtaattttttttaggtttatttgAGGGTAAAAGTGTGGTGCTAGGGCATGTTTTCGTCCCGGAGGTCTTCCAGGATGCCCACCAAGCTCTCAAGTCCGAAAACGTAGCCTCGATCTGGGCCGTCGTGAACCGCAGTGTCCCCCCGGAAGCCTTTGAACGTGGAGTGGGCGAAATCTATCATACGAACGTCCACAAGCGGGGCGTGGGGAAGGGAGGAGGGTGTGGAGTCTGGTGGTTTTGTAGGCGGGGACTGTGAGGCTGGGGGTGTGTCCGTTTCACAGTGGGCGGGGCCAGTGTCAGAGGGGGCGTGGACACAGTGGGATTCTCTCTGATGCCACAAAGAGCtgtcctgtgtttcctgtggagacaatcaggtgtaaattttgtgtaattcagatctaaaccaagagaGTATTAGgcttaattgtatttttactatttttacagcATTATAGAGTAGCTTTCTATATGTGACAGAGAAATCTAAATTTTGGGAAATTCAAAGCATTTTTGGAAAATATATGTAATGTGTAGGTCActgtttttttcatgatttcGCTGTTTTAGTACTATATATATGTGTCAGCTGGTTGaaacattttggaaaaaaaataatacatatatttaaaaaaaactactgcTTACTTAAGCTAGGCTGCTATTCttcgccatcggcccctccgacactcaacacgcacacaccactttcatactagccaaggtgggtaaagtgtcttgcctaatcTGTACAATCCAGATAATGAATAATCCTCATTACAATAGTCAACAACGATTTTAATAATGAACTGGTCACAATTACTCCAATTAATCGTTGAGCTCTGAAGCCGTACATTATCTCATAAATTAGCTCATTAATTAACCTTGTTAATTTATAATTGTGACATTCCAAATTACCAATCATCTAGCAGCAGTAGACTGAGTTTCGTACAACTAATTCCGAGCTTTGTACAACCACTGAACCACCACCCTCCTGttctcctggtttggtcttgtctGGACTTACCTTCCCCTCGTAGAtgatgaggagggaggaagagtagAAGCGGTAGGAGGCCTGTCTCTCCAACACGGCCTTCAGACCGCGCAATTTGTGGAGGATCGGTTCAAACAGGTCCCGTCGCAGCATCTTCCCGTTGTGTAGATACTGGAACAAGGCCTGTCTAAAACCCTCAATTGACAAACCGCGACCGTAGTACTTATTTCTGCAGAGGTAGTGCCCTGTGTTCAGCTGGTACacctaaaaaaatatatcaagtGCTGAGAGGCTTATggctcagacagagcagtattTATAGGAAAATGACATAGGAAATGTGCAAatagttaattttaaaatgtattgtctaTAAATATGGTCCACCATGATGATCTTTGTATCTGGGTCAAACTTTGTGAAAATCTCATTCACATATTTTGCATTCAAAACAACTACCGGTAGCTTAATGAGCACAATTAGGGATGgtctgatatggatttttttgagccaataataatctaataatctGAAATTTGTCTTACTGTTGTGGCTTAAAACAGATATTTGTCTATACCAGTATTACACTTTAAATATCTATAGTACAAACAAAATTTATGTTAAGTTGTAGTTaagtttacaaataaacttaatacttttgtaaaaatattaacatttattcaGCCGGcatataaattcatattttcactTACGACCCTACTCAAAAATCTgatgcacaaacaaacaaaatgttagaaaataaaatattgagttGCATGTATTGTGTTATATTTGATATTTACCTGCATCCCACAGACTCGGACCCCGAGTGTGGCGGAAGTGCTCTGTTCACACTTCTTCATCTGTCGCGCAGCCTTCTCCTCTGAGGCATCGTCTCCATGCTGCCTCGTTCCCATCTTCAGGTCCAAGATACACGGGAATGAGAAGTGATGCACCACATTCTCCAACAGCAAGAACTCTGCAGCAGtaacatcaaggaacaactccCACACAAAAGTATCGATATTGAAAGGCAaatactaactgatactaaaactactatcaacactagatactcatttgagcaggtatcaatactaaaagtcagtcacaggacaaaaatgaacctttcctgaacagccttagaatataatataatatataaaatatatataatatatatataaa includes the following:
- the ip6k1 gene encoding inositol hexakisphosphate kinase 1: MCLPHCHNMDQSKMPGGSVGGAQRGGVSLEPFIHQVGGHTSMMRYDDHTVCKPLISREQRFYESLPPEMKEFTPEYKGVVLVCFEGDSDGYINLVAYPYVESVEEEPEERDTPEREQPRRKHSRRSLHRSSSSSDHNKDHKDHKEQKENKEERTERREHDQDSQENLGELKSPRLDPKQHSEVPFQMLDWNSGLSSEKISYNPWSLRCHKQQLSRMRSESKDRKLFKFLLLENVVHHFSFPCILDLKMGTRQHGDDASEEKAARQMKKCEQSTSATLGVRVCGMQVYQLNTGHYLCRNKYYGRGLSIEGFRQALFQYLHNGKMLRRDLFEPILHKLRGLKAVLERQASYRFYSSSLLIIYEGKETQDSSLWHQRESHCVHAPSDTGPAHCETDTPPASQSPPTKPPDSTPSSLPHAPLVDVRMIDFAHSTFKGFRGDTAVHDGPDRGYVFGLESLVGILEDLRDENMP